A stretch of DNA from Arthrobacter globiformis:
GCCGAAAACGCCGAGTTCCTGGAACGTCTTCAGGTCGGCCTGGGCTCCAGCGCCGCCGGTCGCCTCCGAGCCGGCGATGGTCAGGACGACGGCGGGAGCGGCGGTGGTGCCGGAAACGGCGTCGGACGCGGTATCGGACGCCAAAGCGGTGGAGTCAAACGCGGTAGAAGTCATGCCCCCATCCTGCCACCGGCCGCGCGGCGCCGGCATTGTGCTCATGAACAGTTTGACCACGACGGCGGGTGGCCGGCCCCGGCGGTGACCTTTGGGTCCCCGGGGCGGCAGCCCGCCGTCGTCGTCCCCGGGGTTTTGCGTACGTGAGACTGCCCTTCCCGGTGCGGGCAATGGTGGGAGAATGAAGGGCGGTTTCGGCCAGCCGGCGGGACCGGTCCAGTGCTAATACAGCCGGCTGCCATCTCCGTTCGTGGGGACGCAGGCAGCCGAGCGAACCACTACGAATGGAAAACCATGACTACCGCCCAGTCCTCCGTGCCGAAAGCAGCGCCGAAATTCGCCTCAATCGGGTCCCCCTACTTCGGCATCATGCTTGCGGTCATGGCCGTGGTGCTGATCCTGTCCAATATCGGGGCCTCCAAGGGCGTGGCGCTGGGTCCAATCGTCACGGATGGCGGCTTCTTCCTGTTCCCGCTGGCCTACATCCTGGGCGACGTCATCAGTGAGGTCTACGGCTTCAAGGTGGCCCGGAAAGCCATCGTCACCACGTTCGCCCTGTCGGTCTTCGCCGCGATTTGCTACTGGGTGATCATTGCGCTGCCTGGCTTCGACGACGACTTCGGCACCGCCAAACAGGCCGCCCTCGAAGGCGCTATCGGCCCGGTTCCACAGATTGTGCTTGCCTCGCTCCTTGCGTTCTTCGCCGGGCAGACCATCAACTCGTGGATCCTGGTCCGGATGAAGGCCCGCACCGGGGAGAAGTCGCTGTGGGCCCGCATCATGAGCTCGTCCGTGGCCGGGGAATTCGTGGACACGCTGATTTTCTGCAGCATCGCGGCCTCGGTGATCGGCATCAGCGACTTTGGCATGTTTGCGAACTACGTGCTGGTGGGCTTCCTCTACAAGACCCTCGTGGAGTTCCTCTTCGTCCCCGTGACCGCCTTGGCCATCGGCTGGGTCAAGAAGCGCGAACCGAGCTACGGGGCGTAGGAACCCCGGGTAGGCTATGCGTGGGCCCGCCCAGCCCGGCCGCCGCGAAATCGCCGGAGCCGCGGCTCAGGAGCTTCAGGTGTAGTACCGGCCGAGCGTCTCGGCTTTGAACTCGAAGAAGTCGCCGGACTCGATCGCCAGCCTGGCGTCGTCCACCATCTTCACCACGAAGCGCTCGTTGTGGATGGAGATCAGCGTGGCGGAGAGCATCTCCTTGGCCTTGAACAGGTGGTGGATGTAGGCCCTCGAATAGTTCAGGCACGCGTAGCAGTCGCAGCCCTCCTGCAGTGGGCCGAAGTCGCGCTTGTACTTGGCCCCGGAGAGGTTGAAGCGGCCGTCGGGCGTGTAGAACGCCGAGTTGCGGGCCACGCGGGTGGGGGAGACGCAGTCGAAGGTGTCGGCGCCGTTCTCGATGGCCGTGAAGATGTCGTCCGGCTCGGAGATGCCCAGCAGGTGCCGCGGCTTGTTCTCGGGCAGTTCCTCGTTGCACCAGCGGACGATGGTGCCCAGGTTCTCCTTCTCAAGGGCTCCGCCGATCCCGTAGCCGTCGAAGGCCATGGCGCCGAGGTCGCGGCAGGCCTTGCGGCGCAGGTCCTCGTACTGGGCGCCCTGGATCACGCCGAACAGGGCCTGGTACGGCTTGCCGGCCCGCTCGGCCGTGAGCCGGAAATGTTCCTCAAGGCAGCGAACCGCCCACAGCCGCGTTCGTTCCAGCGACTCCTCCTGGTATCCCCGCGAGTTCTGCAGCGTGGTGAGCTCGTCGAACGCGAACATAATGTCCGCGCCGATCTGGTGCTGGACCTGCATGGAGATCTCGGGGGAGAAGCGGTGCCGGTCCCCGTTGAGGTGGCTCTTGAACCAGACCCCGTCGTCGTCGATGTGGGCCAGGCGCTCCTTGCCGGGGGCCACGGCATCGTCCGGTCCGGAGGTGTCCACGGACTTCATGTCGATGACCTTTTTGAACCCCGAGCCCAGGCTCATCACCTGGAAGCCGCCGGAATCGGTGAAGGTGGGCCCGGGCCAGTTCATGAACGCGCCGAGGCCGCCGGCCCCGTCCAGGACCTCGGGGCCGGGCTGCAGGTACAGGTGGTAGGCGTTGGCCAGCAGGGCCTGGGCGCCGAGTTCGGCCATGGACTCCGGAAGCACGGACTTCACCGTGGCCTTGGTTCCGACGGCGATGAATGCCGGCGTTTGGATCTCGCCGTGCGGCGTGGTGATGGTGCCGGTCCGGCCCAGGAACCCGCCTCCGTTGGCGGCCACCTGCTCGGGGGTAGGGTTGCATGTTTCGGTGAGACGCTTGCCCACCCGGAAGGAGAACTCCGACTGGCGGGCGGCCGGCACCGGTACAGAAGTGGAAGGTGATTCAGGATTGGCTGGCACGGTTCAAGTGTGCCAGCTAACAGCGGCGAACCTTCACTGGATGGGTTCTGATGTGGGGTAGTTCTCAGAGCGCCAGTCGTCCCAGAGGGAGCGGATCGTTTCCATGCTGTGGGCGCCCAGATCGTAGAGCGAGATGATCACCATCGAGCCGCCGTCGGGCCTTTTCTCGGGGATCACGGGCTGGTCAGCCACAATCAGCAGGCCCTCCCCGTGCTCCGCGTAGCTGTGTACGGTGATCCCCACCTGGTGGTTGGTCTTGTGCCAGACCCTGCCCGAGACCTCCTCGCCGGTGCCCAGGGTCAGCGAGTACTCTTCACCGGGGGCGGGGATGTCCTTGAGCCCGAGTTTCTCGATGGCGGAGCCGCCCGAGCCGGGGACGGAGAAGTAGCAGGTGCGGCGCTTCCCGTGGGGATGGCGCTCCACCGCGAACCGCAGCTGCTGCAGGAAGATCAGCCACCCCTGGGTGATGTCCTCGTCCCACGCGGCCCATTCGGAGTTGTGGTCCACACCGGCGCGGGTGACGCTGACCTCAGTTCCCGTGGGGACGGGCTTCAGCGTGAAGATGTCGCCGTTGTTGACCGTCAGGGAGGTGTGGTCCGGCCCTTCGACCACGTTCTTGCTGAAGTAGATCTCATTGATTTCTGCCGCCAGCTCGTCGGCTTCCCAGCCGTGCCATTGCGCAACTTTTGAGGGTTCACGCAGCATCGTCCAAATCTGTGGGGCGTCGGAATTGATCACAACGCTGAGATTGTTGGTCATGGCCTGAATCTACAACTTGGGCGCGACCCGGGCTAGAGGAATTTCCGGCGGAAACGGGCAGCCGTACCGCAGGGCCGCTTAGCCCCGCACGGACTCCAGTTCGTTCGCAATCCGCCGCTCCAGCTCCGATGCGCTGATGGTCTGCGATCCGCCGTGGGCGCGCAGGAACAGCAGCGATTCCAGCCGCAGCAGCCGCCACTCGCGCTCGGCCTCGTGGTTGGAGTTGTCGATGGAGCGGAAAATCTCTTTGTCGTACAGGTTCGGCTCGTTCAGTGAGCGCTGGCGGACCCGGGCCTGCATCCGCGCCTTGAACGGGTCCGTCTCCTGGTTGTCCGGCGCCCGAAGCAGCTTCTCATACACTGCGGCGCGGTCCTTCTGGCCCGTCTGCCGGCACACGTAGCTGGACAGCGCGAGCGACGCCTCCACCGACCCCCAGCGCCCCGGGTTGCCGTCGAAGGGAAGGACGTTCAGCAGGTCGGCCACGGCCAGCGACGCCTCGGCGTCCTTGAGCATGACGAACAGCTCATGCGCGAGGTCGCTCAGGTCCTTGAGGCAGCTGCCGGACTTGGTGTTGATGCCCTTGACCAGCTTGTCGGCCAGCAATTGCACGCCCACGGAGTCCGGATGGGCCTCCGCCACGGCTTCCACCACGGATTCAGGCGTTCCGGAGGGCACCGGGATCAGGGCCAGGTCCTCCGCGCTGGGGCCGACCACCGCCGGGGTGGTGGACGGCAGCGGAGGGACGACGACGGCGGCAGGCGCCGTCCGCGCAGTCTCCCCAACTGCTTCGTTCCCCACGACGGAAAGGGGAGCGCCGGCGTCGGACGCCTGGGCATCCGCCCTTTGGGCGCCGCCGTCCGCCTCTTGGGGGGCGCCGTCCGCGCCGGCGCCGTCTGCGGTGGCGGCATCTTCGACGACGGCAGCAGTCTTTACAGCGGCAGTGGCGGCGGCTTCCGGGGACGCGAAGTCGTCAACCGCGGGTCCGGGGATGCGGACGGACGAGCCGGCAGCGATGCGCAGCGTGCCGCCGCCGGTGAGGGTCGCAAGGATGATGGCGGGGCTGCCGAAATCATCGGTTTCGACTTCCACGGAGTGGATTTCCGCGGACCGCTCGCCGTCCGGCAGGAGAAGGTGGTCGCCCGCCCGCAGAGAGCCCGCCTGCTGTTCACGGTAGGTCTTGGCAGCTGCAGGGTGGTTCATCGGGAGTCCTTAAGTTCTCTTGCGGTCCGCCCAACAGTCTACAAAGGAGAGGGTGCGAAGTCCGGGAGGCGCGGGCGCCCGGGCGTCAGCTGCCGACGCCGGCGTAGGCCAGGGCCTGCCGCACAAGGGCACCGCGGCCGCCGCTGAACTCCAGCTGCACGCCGTCGCTAAGCACTTCCTGGGGCGTCATCCAGGTCAGCTCCAGCGCGTCCTGGCGGGGTTCGCATTCACCGGTCACGGGGATGATGTAGGCCAGTGATACGGCGTGCTGGCGGTCGTCGGTGAACCCTGTGTGGGAGGGGGCCGGGAAGTATTCGGCCACGGTGAACGGCGCCGGGCTGATGGGGAGCTGGGGGAATGCCAGCGGGCCGAGGTCCTTTTCCATGTGGCGCAGCAGGGCAGCGCGGATGGTCTCGCGATAGAGCACCCGGCCGGAGACGAGGGACCGGACCATGGTGCCGTCCTCGTCCGCCTGCAGGAGCGTGCCCACCTCATTTACAAACCCGAGTGGATCCAGCCGGACCGGCACCGCCTCCACATAGACCATCGGGAGCCTGCCTCTGGCTTCGAAGAGATCCTCGTCCGAAAGCCAGCCGGGGTTGGGGTCAGGGGTGCGCACGTTCATGAGTCATTTTTACCCCATCGCCACAGGTCCGGCCGCCGAGGCGTGGGATCGCGGCCCTTGGCGGCGGGCAAAACGACGAGATCCTGCCACTCGATTTGCCGCTCCGCGCCGCCTCTCTGCGCCGCAGCGGCGCGCCGCAGCGGCGCGCCGAAGCGGCGCGCCGCCCGGGGCTACGACGGGCGCCGGGCGGAGATCCAGAGCGGTGCCCGCTGTGCCGCCGCGCCGTCATTGTCCGGGTGCGGCACATGAAGGGTGCGCCCGAACGCCTCCTCGGTCAGCGTCACTTCGTGGCCCGCGGCTGTGAGGCGGTCCCGCAGGGCGTCAAGGTCCCCGGCGTACTCGAACCCGAGTCCTGCGTGCGCCGCGCCGGTGCCGGGCCGCGCCATCAGCACACCGCCGTTCTTGGCGGTGAAGTCGGCAGTTTCGTCGTCGTCCGGGACGGGCCGGAACCGTGCTCCAATGTCCCGCAGCGCCTGGGCAGCGGCCGTCACGTCCTCGCTGAACCAGACCTCCACCACGGCCAGCGCCGGATCCGCATCCGCACAGCCGGCCCCGTGGGCGGCCTTGTCGGCGAAGAAGCTGAAACCGTCCGCGCCCGTGATCCGGCAGGAGTCGCCGTGGTCCGCGCGGACAAGCTCGGCGGACGAGGAGTCAGATTCCGCGCCGGACTGGTTGGTGCGCCGGGCAAACTCCTCGAGGTCGCCGACCTCCACGCCAAAGTGCGTGACGCCGTCTTCCGCAGCGCCCGGTTCGGCCTGGTGCAGCGCCAGTCTGCCGGCTCCGGCGTCGTACTCCCGCCAGGAGCCCTCGTCGGTGGTTTTTATCATCCCCAGGTCGGTGAGGAGCCGCTCCCAGGGGTCAACCCGGGACGTGAAGTGGATGGGGCGGACACGAAGCATGCTCTCTCCTCGAACTCGAAACACCTGGATCCCGAAAACGGCGCCGACATGGCCATGATGCCACGTCTTGAATCGCGCGGCACCGGGTTGAATCACGCAGCGCTGGAGGCAGAATAGGCGCATGGCCGTTGAACTCGAGGAACTGCTGGTGACCGATGCCGCCGCATGGCGGACATGGCTGGAATCCCACCACAGCGACAGCCCCGGCGTCTGGCTGGTCCTGCACAAGAAGGGCGGCAACGTCACTGAACTCGATTACGACGCCGCCCTGGACGAGGCACTCTGCTTCGGCTGGATCGACGGCCAGGTCAAAAAGCGCGACGGCGGCAGCTACCTCCAGCGCATGACCCGCCGGGGGCCCAAGAGCCCCTGGTCGGAACGGAACGTGGGCAATGTGGCCCGGCTTGAGGCAGAAGGGAAGATGACGGTCCCGGGACGTGCCGCCGTCGACGCCGCCAAGGCCGACGGCCGCTGGGAGGCCGCCTATTCAGGACAGGCGACGGCGGAGGTCCCGGCGGATCTGGCCGCCGCCATTGCCGCCGTGCCCGAGGCACAGGCCATGTTCGACGTGCTGACTT
This window harbors:
- a CDS encoding YdeI/OmpD-associated family protein, giving the protein MAVELEELLVTDAAAWRTWLESHHSDSPGVWLVLHKKGGNVTELDYDAALDEALCFGWIDGQVKKRDGGSYLQRMTRRGPKSPWSERNVGNVARLEAEGKMTVPGRAAVDAAKADGRWEAAYSGQATAEVPADLAAAIAAVPEAQAMFDVLTSVNRYALIYRTNSVKQASTRERKIAGFVEMLARGETPYPQKRRPVQNPAG
- a CDS encoding VOC family protein codes for the protein MLRVRPIHFTSRVDPWERLLTDLGMIKTTDEGSWREYDAGAGRLALHQAEPGAAEDGVTHFGVEVGDLEEFARRTNQSGAESDSSSAELVRADHGDSCRITGADGFSFFADKAAHGAGCADADPALAVVEVWFSEDVTAAAQALRDIGARFRPVPDDDETADFTAKNGGVLMARPGTGAAHAGLGFEYAGDLDALRDRLTAAGHEVTLTEEAFGRTLHVPHPDNDGAAAQRAPLWISARRPS
- a CDS encoding SRPBCC domain-containing protein, giving the protein MTNNLSVVINSDAPQIWTMLREPSKVAQWHGWEADELAAEINEIYFSKNVVEGPDHTSLTVNNGDIFTLKPVPTGTEVSVTRAGVDHNSEWAAWDEDITQGWLIFLQQLRFAVERHPHGKRRTCYFSVPGSGGSAIEKLGLKDIPAPGEEYSLTLGTGEEVSGRVWHKTNHQVGITVHSYAEHGEGLLIVADQPVIPEKRPDGGSMVIISLYDLGAHSMETIRSLWDDWRSENYPTSEPIQ
- the tgt gene encoding tRNA guanosine(34) transglycosylase Tgt, which gives rise to MPANPESPSTSVPVPAARQSEFSFRVGKRLTETCNPTPEQVAANGGGFLGRTGTITTPHGEIQTPAFIAVGTKATVKSVLPESMAELGAQALLANAYHLYLQPGPEVLDGAGGLGAFMNWPGPTFTDSGGFQVMSLGSGFKKVIDMKSVDTSGPDDAVAPGKERLAHIDDDGVWFKSHLNGDRHRFSPEISMQVQHQIGADIMFAFDELTTLQNSRGYQEESLERTRLWAVRCLEEHFRLTAERAGKPYQALFGVIQGAQYEDLRRKACRDLGAMAFDGYGIGGALEKENLGTIVRWCNEELPENKPRHLLGISEPDDIFTAIENGADTFDCVSPTRVARNSAFYTPDGRFNLSGAKYKRDFGPLQEGCDCYACLNYSRAYIHHLFKAKEMLSATLISIHNERFVVKMVDDARLAIESGDFFEFKAETLGRYYT
- a CDS encoding DUF6707 family protein, whose product is MNHPAAAKTYREQQAGSLRAGDHLLLPDGERSAEIHSVEVETDDFGSPAIILATLTGGGTLRIAAGSSVRIPGPAVDDFASPEAAATAAVKTAAVVEDAATADGAGADGAPQEADGGAQRADAQASDAGAPLSVVGNEAVGETARTAPAAVVVPPLPSTTPAVVGPSAEDLALIPVPSGTPESVVEAVAEAHPDSVGVQLLADKLVKGINTKSGSCLKDLSDLAHELFVMLKDAEASLAVADLLNVLPFDGNPGRWGSVEASLALSSYVCRQTGQKDRAAVYEKLLRAPDNQETDPFKARMQARVRQRSLNEPNLYDKEIFRSIDNSNHEAEREWRLLRLESLLFLRAHGGSQTISASELERRIANELESVRG
- a CDS encoding queuosine precursor transporter, with amino-acid sequence MTTAQSSVPKAAPKFASIGSPYFGIMLAVMAVVLILSNIGASKGVALGPIVTDGGFFLFPLAYILGDVISEVYGFKVARKAIVTTFALSVFAAICYWVIIALPGFDDDFGTAKQAALEGAIGPVPQIVLASLLAFFAGQTINSWILVRMKARTGEKSLWARIMSSSVAGEFVDTLIFCSIAASVIGISDFGMFANYVLVGFLYKTLVEFLFVPVTALAIGWVKKREPSYGA
- a CDS encoding NUDIX hydrolase family protein, encoding MNVRTPDPNPGWLSDEDLFEARGRLPMVYVEAVPVRLDPLGFVNEVGTLLQADEDGTMVRSLVSGRVLYRETIRAALLRHMEKDLGPLAFPQLPISPAPFTVAEYFPAPSHTGFTDDRQHAVSLAYIIPVTGECEPRQDALELTWMTPQEVLSDGVQLEFSGGRGALVRQALAYAGVGS